One genomic window of Mesorhizobium shangrilense includes the following:
- a CDS encoding porin, which translates to MNFRDLILHAVPAIVLASVAHAADDAALDAEPLSYVRACDVWGAGFYYIPGTETCVKAGGHIRYDIAAGKVPTYGLAVPGTYHSRSELALNWDARTETELGTLRSFAQVTFAFDNALQRATGSPNSASLPFGYMTLGSTTSTGLQFRLGVNDTLFRTAAGLTALHIYAGGFTHAPTTTGQMVVSYGKGNFSGALGLETGAGRQSIDSYMPHVVAAAAYSDSWGALRSAVVYNSVLEEWAAKLKLELNATDDLSLYAMGVYSSDPSGRNFYTPFIGNYGVWVGSTYQFTPKVKGLLQFAADGMGADVDDRFSVLAGLQYEPVSKLYIKPEIAYLDKGSDSEVAGIVRFQTNF; encoded by the coding sequence ATGAATTTTAGAGACCTGATCCTGCATGCCGTGCCGGCCATTGTCCTGGCGTCGGTCGCGCACGCCGCGGACGATGCGGCGCTGGATGCGGAACCGCTGAGCTACGTCCGCGCGTGCGATGTGTGGGGGGCAGGTTTCTATTACATCCCCGGCACGGAAACATGCGTGAAGGCCGGCGGTCACATCCGGTACGACATTGCGGCGGGAAAGGTCCCGACCTATGGCCTGGCGGTTCCCGGCACCTACCATTCGCGCTCCGAGCTCGCCCTCAACTGGGACGCCCGCACGGAAACCGAACTGGGAACGCTGCGGAGCTTTGCCCAGGTCACCTTCGCGTTCGACAATGCGCTCCAGCGGGCCACCGGATCACCCAATTCCGCGTCGCTTCCATTCGGATATATGACGCTCGGTTCCACCACGAGCACGGGGCTGCAGTTCCGGCTCGGCGTCAACGACACGTTGTTTCGAACGGCCGCGGGTCTGACTGCCCTGCACATCTATGCCGGCGGCTTTACCCATGCGCCCACCACGACCGGGCAGATGGTCGTCAGCTACGGCAAGGGGAACTTCTCCGGCGCGCTCGGCCTGGAGACCGGGGCCGGCAGGCAATCGATCGACAGCTACATGCCGCACGTGGTGGCGGCGGCTGCATACAGCGACAGCTGGGGAGCGCTGAGAAGCGCCGTCGTCTACAACAGCGTGCTTGAGGAGTGGGCCGCAAAGCTGAAGCTGGAGCTGAACGCCACGGACGATCTTTCGCTCTACGCCATGGGCGTCTATTCATCCGATCCGTCGGGCCGAAACTTCTACACACCGTTCATCGGCAACTACGGCGTCTGGGTCGGCTCGACCTACCAGTTCACGCCCAAGGTCAAGGGCCTCCTGCAGTTCGCCGCGGACGGCATGGGCGCCGATGTCGACGACCGCTTCTCGGTTCTGGCAGGGCTTCAGTACGAGCCGGTCAGCAAGCTGTATATCAAGCCGGAGATCGCCTATCTCGACAAGGGCTCCGACTCCGAAGTCGCCGGCATCGTGCGGTTCCAGACCAACTTCTGA